The sequence ATACTTCTTGGATATATCCTGACGGGCGGCGATCTCCTTCAGCGACACAAAGCCCTGTTCCCTGTGCTCGGCCAAATCTAACATCATACGCAGTGCGTAGCGTCCTTTGGTAGAGATTTTCATACCGTCACATCCTTTCTTTAACCTATAATACCATATATTTAGTAGGTTTTCAATACCCGAGATAAAAAAGAAAAAAGCACCCGACAAATGCCGGGCGCGAAACAGGTTTATTGCAATTTGGAAATTTCGTCCACAAAGGCACTGGCGCTGTCAAACTCCTTGTAAACAGAAGCAAAGCGCACATAAGCCACCTCGTCGATTCCCCGCAGCTTTTCCATAATCAGCTCGCCGATGCGCACGCTGGTGACCTCACGATCCAAGGCACTTTGCAGAGTGGTCTCGATCTCAGAAATCGCAGTCTCCAGAGCCTCTACGGTCACCGGTCTCTTTTCGCAGGCGCGGAGCATACCTTTCAGAATTTTGTTGCGGTCAAAGACCTCACGGCTTTTGTCCTTCTTCACCACAATAATGGGCACATCCTCAATGATCTCATAAGTGGTAAAGCGCTTGCCGCACTGCATACACTCCCGACGACGGCGAATGCGCTCATTCTCGTCGGTAGGACGCGAGTCAATCACTTTGCTCTCTGCATAACCGCAAAACGGACACTTCATAGTTATCCCCCCTGTTGAAAGATACGGCTCTTGCCATAAAATTCTGTACAATCCGTACTATACCATAATTGGTCAAAAAAAGCAAGTTTTTTGCCTTTACACCTTTTTGGCAGGGGCAGTGCCGTCTGCCTTACGATTATAGAAGAACATCCACAGTGCCATACCACAGATTACCGCGTAGCCCACAAAGGATAGCACATCCGGCACATCGCCAAACACCAAATAGCCCACAACGGCCGCAAAAATCACCTGGGCGTAGTCATACACGCTGATCTCTCGGCTGGGAGCATGGGTATAGGCGGCGGTAATGGAGAATTGCCCACCGGCGGCGCAAGCGCCCGCCAGTAGTAAGGTTGCCCATTGCTGCCAGGTCATATAATGATAGTTAAACAGCAAAAACGGCAACATCGTCGCACTGGAAAAAGCGGAGAAGAAAAAGACGATCAACCGTCCGTTCTCGCCCCGCAGCCCTAAGTACCGCACGCAGGTGTACGCCCCGCCGGCAGCCATACCGCCTAAGAAGCCGCAAACACTGGCAAATAAATTTGCATTGGCAAAAGTGGGTTTAATAATGCAAAGTGCCCCTAAGAATGCCACCACAATAGCAATCGCCTGCTTGGGCCGCACTTTTTCTTTAATGAAGATCGCAGAGAACACCAGGGCAAAAAAGGGACTCATTTTATTGAGCATAGACGCGTCGCTAAGGTCCAGTCGATCAATGGCATAGAAGTTACCCACCATACCGGCCACGCCCCCAACGGAACGAATAAGCAGGTACTTAATGTTCCCCGGTTTGGGACGAAAGCTGTCTTTCTTGCGCACCATCATCAAAAAGGCAAAGATCATCGCCACAAAATTGCGAAAAAAGACCTTTTGCATGGTGGGCAGATCGCCGGACAGGCGCACAAAGGTATTCATACCCGTAAAGCACAGCCCGGACAACAAAATGCAAAAAATGCCCATGGTCTTGTTGCTGGTTTTAGCCAAAGTGCCCACCTCCTACTTGATTGTATCCAGGTAGGCCTTGGCCCGCTGCAGCTCCGCCGCCACCCGATAGCCGCGGGAGTAGATCTCAATCATATAATGCACCCGATCACCCAAAGTGCGGTACAGCCGCTGAAAGTCAAAGCTTCCCTGCCCCGGGGGCTGGCAGTCCTTTTCCGGGGAATGATCGCTGATGTGCACATGGACGATCTCCTTTTGGAAGGTATCCAGAAACGCAAAGGGATCCTCCCCGGCACGCACCGCCTGCTTAATGTCCAGCACCATGCGGAAGTCGTCTCCCAGCGCGCGGCGCATCCGGTCGCAGAAGGCAATGTGCTGGCTCTTAAAGCGGTTCACATTTTCCTGGCACACGGTCACGCCCTCGGCGCGGCCGATCTCCACCAGCTGCAAAAAGCGCGCAAAATACCGTTCCTCCGGAATGGGAATCTTGGGCTGGGCAACCGCCCCGTGGATCACCACAAATTGGGCGCCCAGCAGCGCTGCCGCATGGCAGGTTTCTTTATAAATATCAATGGTATCTTCAAACCGGCGCTGGTAATCGCCAAAAATGCAGCTGCTTTCCATAAAGCTGGAAAAGGGGTGCACGGACACCACCTGTGTGCCGCCGTTCCCAGCAATGGCTGCCAGTTGGCGCACAAAGGCCGGGCGTAACTCCTGCCGAGCGTTAAAGAACACCTCCGCAAAAGGAAAGCCCAGTTCCGTCACCTGCTGCAAAGCCCGCTCCGTCTCCAAAGGATAAAAGCAAGCGGTAGAAGCTCCGGCCTGCATCAGCCCACCAGCTTCTCAATGGCAGCCAGGCGGGTGCAAATGCACAGCAGCTCCGCTGCCAAGGCCATCTCCTCATTGGGCGGGAAAGAAGGTGCAATGCGAATGTTGCTGTCCTGTGGGTCAATGCCATAGGGATAAGTGGCGCCCACGCTGGTGAGGGTCACGCCGCCGGCCTTGCACAGCTCGCCCACGCGCTTGGCGGTGCCGGGCAGCACATCCAGGCTGATAAAGTAACCACCCTTGGGGGAGAACCAGTCAGCGATCCCCAGGCCGCTCAGTTCCTTGTTCAGGCGATCCAGTACAATATCAAACTTAGGCTTCAAAATTGCCGCATGTTTCTTCATGTGGGCACGCACGCCGTCCGCATTCTTAAAGAATTCCACATGGCGGTGCTGGTTCATCTTGTCATAGCTGATGGTCTGCACCGTCAGGCGCTGACGGATCAGATCCAAATTTTTCTTGCTGGCCACCAGGCAGGACACGCCTGCGCCGGGGAAAGTGATCTTAGAGGTAGAGGCCACCTCAATAACCATATCCTCATTGCCGTATTCCGGCAGCAAATCAAAAATATTCAGCAGCTTATCGCCGTCCTCGTCCAGATCATGCACGCAATAGGCGTTGTCCCACACAATGCGGAAGTCCTCTGCCGCCGGGCGAAGCGCCGCAATACGGCGCACCACTGCATCGGAGAAAGTGATGCCGGTGGGGTTGGAATACTTGGGCACACAGAACATACCCTTCACGCTGGGATCCTTCACCAATTCTTCAATGGTGTCCATATCCGGTCCGTCGGCGTTCATCGGCACATTCACCATTTGCAGCCCAAAATACTGGCACACGGTAAAGTGGCGATCATAGCCGGGCACCGGGCACAGGATCTTCACTTCCTTTTCCTGGCTCCAGGGTTTACCGCCGATGCCATGGGTGTAGCACTGGCAGATAAAATCAAACATCAAAGTCAGACTCTCGTTGGGGCCGATGATCACATTTTCGGCCGGCACCTCCAGCAACTCGGCAAACAGCTGCTTACAGCTGGCAATACCGTCCAAAATGCCGTAGTTGCGCACATCCACGCCGCCGGACACATAGTCCTTCACATCATTCATACCCACGGACAGATCCAGCTGCTCTTTGCAGGGCTTACCTCTGCTCATATCCAGCTGCAGTCCCTTGGCCTGAAAGTCCTTGTACCGAGCCAGCAGGCTCTCCTGCTCCCGGAGCAATTCGTCTTTTGTCATTTCCTGATATGCTTTTGCCATACGAAAATACCTCGCAATCTAAAATTTCCGTTCATTATTTTACCACAAACGACTGCGCCTTGCAATTCTAAAGCCAACAAAAAAAGAGCGCCGCAGCACTCTTTTCTTATACGCATTGCCTATTTTTCGTTTGGATTTGCCGGTGCGTCCGCACTCTTTTTCTTTTTGGTGAATACCAAGAGCTTGGAGAACACATAGTTGAGGATCACCACCAGCACGGAGCAAACGATCTTGGCTACAAAGCCCTTGACCCCAAACAGGTCCTGATCCAGCCCAATCTTAAACAGCAGCAATGGGCCGAACCACTCGATCACGCCGGTCGCCAGTCGAGAGACCACAAAGGACACAAACTCCCGCGCCGCCACCTTGGGTACCCAGCTTTTGCTCTCAAACACCCACAGTTTGTTGGTGATAAAGGCAAAGATCACCGCAGCAATCCAGGCAATCACATTGCTTACCGTCATCTTCACATCGTCGCTGCCGGGAGCATGCACCAGCACCGCCTTCATCAGCAGGCTGTACACCACCCAGTTCACACCTGTGGTGGCCACGCCGAAGATGAGATACATAATGATTTCTTTGTACTTGATAAATAATTCTTTAATCTTCTTCATAGGCACATTATACGCTATCCGATTCTATTTTGCAAGTTCAAAAAACCATTTTGTCTCCTCTAAAAACAAATAAGTGGGCACACCGGCAATGCTGCAGGTGTAGCGCAGTCCGGCGCCCCCGGAACGCAGAGACGCCGCCGGGCGAATATCCAGTACACGGTCCACATCCAGCCATCGCTCCTCCCACTCCATCTTTACCGGGCGAATATCGCCCTCCTCATTATACAGCGCCAGCACGCGCACATAATTTTTCATCCTGCCTGTTCCTTTCCGGTTAAAAATCCAACGGGGTGTATGGTATGGTCATCGTGGGGATTAAAACGGGACAGCCCGGTATCCCCCAGCAAACTGGCCCGCTGAATACAGTAGTTGCCAAAGCGGCGCTTCAAATCATCCACCGTGCGCTCCAGCTTGGCTGCCCGCTCCCGCTGCTCCTGGGTATGGGCCAAATCAAACTGCACACAGGGTTCCAGCTCAAAGTCCGTCACCGACAATCCAATGCTGCGCAAGGGTGCGCCCCAGCGATAATTGGCACAAAACAGCGCCATAGCCGCCTGCAAAATCTCCGTGCTCACATCGGTGGCGGCGGCCAGCTTGTGTCGCCGGGTAAAGGTTTGCAAATTCTTATCCCGCAAGGAGATGCACACCGTGCGCCCTTGCAGTCCCTGCTCCCGCATACGGCGGGCCACACTCTCTGCCAGCACGGTAAAGACCACCTTTACATCCGTATCATCCACCAGATCCCGGGGCGTGGTGGTGGAATTGCCCACACTCTTGACCGCCGCCTTGGCATCCATATGCTGTACCGGCGAAGTATCCTCCCCCCGGGCAAAGGCACGGAGCATCAGCCCGTTCTTGCCCAGCAGACCTTGCAAAAAATCCGACCGAGCCGCCGCCAACTCGCCGATGGTATAAACGCCGTAAGCGTTCAGCTTGCGGGTGGTGGCCGGGCCGACGCACAAAAGATCACTGCACGGCAGGGGCCACACCACCCGGTGGTAGTTTTCCCGGCTGATAACCGTTACCGCGTCCGGCTTTTTATAATCTGAACCCAATTTGGCAAAGATCTTGTTAAAGCTGACCCCCACGCTGACGGTAATGCCCAGTTCCGCCTTTACCCGACAGCGAATTTCCTGGGCGATCTGTTCCCCGGTGCGGTCATCGCCGGTCACATCCAGCCAGTTCTCGTCCAGCCCGAAAGGCTCAATATAGTCGCTGTAATCCTCATAGATCCGCCGTGCCATCTTGGAAAAGCGCATATACAGCGGGAAGTTCGGCGGCACCACCACCAACTGCGGGCACTTTTGCCGCGCCTGCCACAGCGGCTCCCCTGCCACCAAGCCATAGCGGGAGGCAATTTCGTTTTTCGTCAGGATAATTCCGTGGCGGCTCTCCGTGCTGCCGCCCACCGCCACCGGTTTGTCTCGCAGCTCCGGGCGGTGCAAGCACTCCACCGAGGCATAAAACTTGTTGCAATCCACATGCAAAACGGTGCGCTCCATTCCCTACGGCTCCTTTCCCATTATCGAACATTTGTTCTACGACATAGCATACACCGATTTTGACTGTTTGTCAAGAGCCGGAGCGGCAAAAAATGCAGGTAGATTTTGCCTTGACGGTAGGTGCTTTTTCTTATATACTAATGGGTAGAATTGAGGTGCAACTATGCCGTTTTACGATATTGCCGGGCTGGTGGTGGAGATCAAGCACCCCACCGGCAGAACAGAAAAGCAAGCCCGTCCCTACCTGTGCAAGGACCAAGAGGGGCAGACGGCGGACATGACCATTGATGTGACGGAGCAGCGGGTAACGGACGCTATGGCCGAGCACCCGGAGATGAACCGGGACGACTGGTACTATATGCTCACCGGCTCGGATTTTTACACCCAGCTGCTGAAATTCCAAGGTATTTTGCTCCACTCCAGCTGCGTGGTGGTGGACGGCGCGGCCTACGCTTTTTCCGCAGACAGCGGCACCGGCAAATCCACCCACACCGCCCTGTGGCTCAAGCACTTTGGCAACCGGGCGTATATGCTCAATGACGACAAACCGGCCATTCGCCTGGTAGGCGACCGGGTGTATGCCTGCGGCACCCCCTGGAGCGGAAAATATGATTACTCCACCCCAGGCATGGTTCCCCTGGCGGGCATTTGCTTCCTTGAGCGGGCGGAGGAGAATTTTATCCACCCGGCAGACACCAAAAAGGCAGTGTTCAACATTTTCTCCCAAACAGTGCGCAAGCTGGGGCCTAACGCTATGGAGCGGCTGTTTGATATGCTGGAGACCATATTTGCCAAGGTGCCCCTGTACGAACTGGGCTGCAACATCAGCGATGACGCGGTGCGCACCTCTTACAACGCCATGAAGCCAAAAGGTCAAAGCGAAAAGTAAATACAAGCGAAAAAAGAAAGGCAGTTACCCAAAAACGGGTAACTGTCTTTTGTTATCTATGACGTTATTCCGCTGTGTCCTGCGGCAGGGCGTTCTTCGGCTGCGGCAAATACACCCGAGCCTTAAACAAATCGCCGTCAATGAGCAGCTCTAACTTCCCTTGCTGGGCGCTGCACAACTCCTGGGCAATGCTTAGGCCCAGACCGTTGCCCTCCTTGGTGCGGGAAGCGTCGCCTCGCACAAACCGTTGCGTCAGCTCCTGAGGTGAAATATTCAGCGGCTCGGCAGAAATATTTTTAATTTCAAACACGCCGAAATCCCCTTGCTTATACACACGCACATACACCCGGGAGTCTGCGGCAGAATACTTCTTGGCATTTTGCAGCAGATTTTCCAGCACCCGGTAGGTTTTGGAACCGTCGGCAAACGCCTGTACCCGGGGCAAATCCGGATCCAGCACCAGTTGCAGCCGGTTCTCCTCAAATTCCTTTTGGTACTCCCCGATCGCCTGGGCGGTCAGTTCGCCCAGATCCAGCACCATAGGGTGCAGGGTGATGTTGCCGGAGGACAGCTTGGACGCCTCAATCAAATCCTCCACAAGCCGTGCCAGCTTGGTGCTCTTTTCCGTCAAAACAGCCATATATTCCTTGGCTTTTTCGTCCGTCTGGGGGCACTTGGACAGCAAATCCGTATAAGTAATAATGGAGGTAATCGGGGTCTTTAAGTCGTGGGACACATTGGTGATCAACTCCGTTTTCAGCCGTTCATCCCGCACTGCCTGATCCACGGCGTTGTGCAGCTCCTGATTGGTATAACGCAGACTGCCGGCCATGGCGGCCAGTGCCGGGTGGAGATGTGCCGCCTCCACATCCGTGCGGTTGGCTGCGGCCTCAATCACCCGGTCCAGCTGGAACAAAAAGCGCAGCGCGTAGCCCACGCAAAAGCCGTTAAAGCCCAGGCCTACCAAGCCGCTGATCACACCGACCACCGGCGCCTCTCCATTCAGAAACGATGCAAACAGCAGCACCAATATAATATTGATCAGCAGATAGCCTACGGCGCAAAAGACCATATTGCGCTTAAAGTGCCGCGGGGTATAGGCCAGCCCCCGGATCACACGCCGATTGAACCGGTGCAGTTTGCACAACAGACGCCAAATCCCCAAGCAAATATAATACAGCAGCGTGCCCTTATACAAGTGTTTCTTAGACTTGCAAAGGCGCACAAAAGACAGGGTCAACTCTGCATACAGCCCCCAGGCCACCGCGCCCAAAGCGCCGCAGGCCGCTAAGAACAGTCCGCCGTAATACAGGGTGCTGAGCTGATAGCCATAATAATTGGACAGGTCATTAAACAAATTACCGAACAGCACCACACCCAGCCCAGCAATTGCTGCGGCGATGATCGCCGTGTGCAGCTCCAAGGGAATATAATCCATCCACAGCAGGCGCACACCGTCCGTACCGGCACGGCGACCGCAACCCAGACAGGCCAGCACCAAAAAGGCAAGGGCCAGCACCGCCAGGCAAACAGCCGCTACGGTCATTGCCACGGTATTTACATTTTGCATACGGGTGCACAAGGCATTCAATTCCACAAAGTCCGGAAGCATATCGTTGCCGCCGGCCACAGTGGGGTCTATGCCTACATAAATGCTCATATCTCCGTCCATTAGGTACTGTGCAGCGTCCGATCTGGCATTGCCGGCACCGTAATCCGTGCCCCGCAGGTTCTCCCCCGCTTTGGTCTTGGAATAGTACACCGGCGCGTTCTTTAGCGACGCCGGCGATTTGCCCTCTGCCAACTGGCTGACCACCTGACCGGTGATATTGTCCTTGGCATAGAATTGCAGGCATTGCAGCTCTTGCAAATTTTGGCGCATCTCCTGCTGCTCGTCGGCAGCGAATTGAAATCGTTTCACCACCGCTTTGTCATAGAGCTTTTTGATGTGGGTCTCAGCCGATTTGATCGTCTCGCCCAAGGTCAGGTCATCATCATACATATCCGCCGATACCGTTTGGCCATCCACCGTAAAATCGAACGTGTAATAGCGGATTAGGTCGTCCGGCTCTTCCGACATATCGCTATAATACTCCACGCCGTTACTGCTGCGCAGCCAATTTGCCAGCTGCAAATAGGGCTGATAATCCTCCCCCGCCCGGGTGCCGTTGACAATCTGTTGCAAATCCCGAATCAGCCCCGGTGCGTCCCGATCCTCTGCCACCACTTTCTTTATGGTCTTGGTGGGCACTTTATAGTTGGGTATATTCTTGCCGATATTTGTAATATCTTCATTTTTCAGCCCGGCATAGAACACCAGCGTTTTGCGAATGGCCGTGGCCTGGTTCTTCTTATATTGCTCCAGTGCGGCCGCCACGCTGTCCGCCTTGGCTTTCTTCAGGGCAGCCGCCTTTTGTTGCAGCTGCTTTTGCCCCGCCAGCAGCGTGATCTCATTGACGATCTCGTCCAGCTCTGCTTTGAAAATCGTAGTCTGTACCAGACTTCCCTTTTTCGCTACGGACGGATCGGTAAATGCATCATCGTTATACAGGCCGCTGACCCGCATCACGGCGCTCAACAGTGCCACCGAGCTAAAGGCCAGCACCATAGAGAGCACCACGCACAGCGCCTTAAACCATCTGCTTTCTCTAACACTTTTCCACTTTGTATCCAAGTCCATACACCACCTTTAAGTATTTGGGCTCCTTGGGGTTGATCTCAATCTTTTCACGAATGTTGCGAATGTGCACCGTCACGGTCTTTTCCGTGCCGTAGGCCGGTTCGTTCCATACCGCTTCATAGATTTGGGCGCTGGAGAGCACACGGCCGATATTGTGCATCAGATATTCCAATATCTTATACTCCCGGGCAGTCAGCCGTACCGGGTCGCCGTCTACCGTCACTTCCTTGGTATCCGTATCCAGCACCAGGCCGCCGGTGACCAGCTGGCTCTCCCGCACCTCCAGGCTGCCAAGACGCACATAGCGACGGATTTGGCTCTTGACCCGAGCGGTCAACTCCAGCGGGTTGAAGGGCTTGGTCACATAATCATCGGCGCCAAAGCCCAGACCGGCGATCTTGTCCGTGTCCTCGCTTTTGGCCGACAGCAGAATAATGGGAAAATTATATTTCTCCCGCAGCTTTAATGTGGTTTTCAGTCCGTCCAGCCGAGGCATCATAATGTCCAGCACCATACAGTGGATCTCCTCCCCCTGTACTTGCTCCAGCGCCTCCAGCCCGTCCCGGGCACACAGCACCCGATAGCCCTCCTGGCTAAGATAAATGCGCAGAGACTCTAAGATCGCCGCGTCATCATCGCACACCAATACCGTAAACATTGCTCTCATCTCCCTCAAGTGATACAAAGTGCTTGCTCCATTGTACCACAAAAATCCCCAACGGAAAACCCGTTGTACACATTTAACCACACATTCTTAAAAGCAACGCAAAGGAAATCTAAAGAACCGGTAAAATTTGGTCGGCAAAACAAAAAGCTGCCGCAGCATAAGCACTGCGACAGTCTTTGTATCTTTATTGCTTGGAAACAGCTTGAACGGAGGGATCGTAAGGGTCGCCGGTATGGGGCTGTTCTTTCTTATGCCGGTCGTTGGGCACAGGGTTGTTGTTTTGCCCCGCCGTAGGGCCTTTGCGCTTTTCCACATCGCC comes from Oscillospiraceae bacterium and encodes:
- a CDS encoding HAMP domain-containing histidine kinase; translated protein: MDLDTKWKSVRESRWFKALCVVLSMVLAFSSVALLSAVMRVSGLYNDDAFTDPSVAKKGSLVQTTIFKAELDEIVNEITLLAGQKQLQQKAAALKKAKADSVAAALEQYKKNQATAIRKTLVFYAGLKNEDITNIGKNIPNYKVPTKTIKKVVAEDRDAPGLIRDLQQIVNGTRAGEDYQPYLQLANWLRSSNGVEYYSDMSEEPDDLIRYYTFDFTVDGQTVSADMYDDDLTLGETIKSAETHIKKLYDKAVVKRFQFAADEQQEMRQNLQELQCLQFYAKDNITGQVVSQLAEGKSPASLKNAPVYYSKTKAGENLRGTDYGAGNARSDAAQYLMDGDMSIYVGIDPTVAGGNDMLPDFVELNALCTRMQNVNTVAMTVAAVCLAVLALAFLVLACLGCGRRAGTDGVRLLWMDYIPLELHTAIIAAAIAGLGVVLFGNLFNDLSNYYGYQLSTLYYGGLFLAACGALGAVAWGLYAELTLSFVRLCKSKKHLYKGTLLYYICLGIWRLLCKLHRFNRRVIRGLAYTPRHFKRNMVFCAVGYLLINIILVLLFASFLNGEAPVVGVISGLVGLGFNGFCVGYALRFLFQLDRVIEAAANRTDVEAAHLHPALAAMAGSLRYTNQELHNAVDQAVRDERLKTELITNVSHDLKTPITSIITYTDLLSKCPQTDEKAKEYMAVLTEKSTKLARLVEDLIEASKLSSGNITLHPMVLDLGELTAQAIGEYQKEFEENRLQLVLDPDLPRVQAFADGSKTYRVLENLLQNAKKYSAADSRVYVRVYKQGDFGVFEIKNISAEPLNISPQELTQRFVRGDASRTKEGNGLGLSIAQELCSAQQGKLELLIDGDLFKARVYLPQPKNALPQDTAE
- a CDS encoding sugar phosphate isomerase/epimerase encodes the protein MQAGASTACFYPLETERALQQVTELGFPFAEVFFNARQELRPAFVRQLAAIAGNGGTQVVSVHPFSSFMESSCIFGDYQRRFEDTIDIYKETCHAAALLGAQFVVIHGAVAQPKIPIPEERYFARFLQLVEIGRAEGVTVCQENVNRFKSQHIAFCDRMRRALGDDFRMVLDIKQAVRAGEDPFAFLDTFQKEIVHVHISDHSPEKDCQPPGQGSFDFQRLYRTLGDRVHYMIEIYSRGYRVAAELQRAKAYLDTIK
- a CDS encoding aminotransferase class I/II-fold pyridoxal phosphate-dependent enzyme, producing MAKAYQEMTKDELLREQESLLARYKDFQAKGLQLDMSRGKPCKEQLDLSVGMNDVKDYVSGGVDVRNYGILDGIASCKQLFAELLEVPAENVIIGPNESLTLMFDFICQCYTHGIGGKPWSQEKEVKILCPVPGYDRHFTVCQYFGLQMVNVPMNADGPDMDTIEELVKDPSVKGMFCVPKYSNPTGITFSDAVVRRIAALRPAAEDFRIVWDNAYCVHDLDEDGDKLLNIFDLLPEYGNEDMVIEVASTSKITFPGAGVSCLVASKKNLDLIRQRLTVQTISYDKMNQHRHVEFFKNADGVRAHMKKHAAILKPKFDIVLDRLNKELSGLGIADWFSPKGGYFISLDVLPGTAKRVGELCKAGGVTLTSVGATYPYGIDPQDSNIRIAPSFPPNEEMALAAELLCICTRLAAIEKLVG
- a CDS encoding response regulator transcription factor, which produces MFTVLVCDDDAAILESLRIYLSQEGYRVLCARDGLEALEQVQGEEIHCMVLDIMMPRLDGLKTTLKLREKYNFPIILLSAKSEDTDKIAGLGFGADDYVTKPFNPLELTARVKSQIRRYVRLGSLEVRESQLVTGGLVLDTDTKEVTVDGDPVRLTAREYKILEYLMHNIGRVLSSAQIYEAVWNEPAYGTEKTVTVHIRNIREKIEINPKEPKYLKVVYGLGYKVEKC
- the nrdR gene encoding transcriptional regulator NrdR, which produces MKCPFCGYAESKVIDSRPTDENERIRRRRECMQCGKRFTTYEIIEDVPIIVVKKDKSREVFDRNKILKGMLRACEKRPVTVEALETAISEIETTLQSALDREVTSVRIGELIMEKLRGIDEVAYVRFASVYKEFDSASAFVDEISKLQ
- the dinB gene encoding DNA polymerase IV; translation: MERTVLHVDCNKFYASVECLHRPELRDKPVAVGGSTESRHGIILTKNEIASRYGLVAGEPLWQARQKCPQLVVVPPNFPLYMRFSKMARRIYEDYSDYIEPFGLDENWLDVTGDDRTGEQIAQEIRCRVKAELGITVSVGVSFNKIFAKLGSDYKKPDAVTVISRENYHRVVWPLPCSDLLCVGPATTRKLNAYGVYTIGELAAARSDFLQGLLGKNGLMLRAFARGEDTSPVQHMDAKAAVKSVGNSTTTPRDLVDDTDVKVVFTVLAESVARRMREQGLQGRTVCISLRDKNLQTFTRRHKLAAATDVSTEILQAAMALFCANYRWGAPLRSIGLSVTDFELEPCVQFDLAHTQEQRERAAKLERTVDDLKRRFGNYCIQRASLLGDTGLSRFNPHDDHTIHPVGFLTGKEQAG
- a CDS encoding GtrA family protein, which codes for MKKIKELFIKYKEIIMYLIFGVATTGVNWVVYSLLMKAVLVHAPGSDDVKMTVSNVIAWIAAVIFAFITNKLWVFESKSWVPKVAAREFVSFVVSRLATGVIEWFGPLLLFKIGLDQDLFGVKGFVAKIVCSVLVVILNYVFSKLLVFTKKKKSADAPANPNEK
- a CDS encoding DMT family transporter; translated protein: MGIFCILLSGLCFTGMNTFVRLSGDLPTMQKVFFRNFVAMIFAFLMMVRKKDSFRPKPGNIKYLLIRSVGGVAGMVGNFYAIDRLDLSDASMLNKMSPFFALVFSAIFIKEKVRPKQAIAIVVAFLGALCIIKPTFANANLFASVCGFLGGMAAGGAYTCVRYLGLRGENGRLIVFFFSAFSSATMLPFLLFNYHYMTWQQWATLLLAGACAAGGQFSITAAYTHAPSREISVYDYAQVIFAAVVGYLVFGDVPDVLSFVGYAVICGMALWMFFYNRKADGTAPAKKV